gcacgctctaggccgcgttatcgctatctggtgaaacgcaagtgactcagcccgactcgtctggccgagaagcggccgaatatcatcgatagcgttgcgcgcgccacaggtatccgcttgcgcgacgcaagcaccggcactgccatctcttgttcacttcgctgcttactggCACCGCgggaggaaacttcaagacgccgccttgcgtataTTTATTCTTATAAATTAACAATTCGCCGTTGTCATaacctttgatgacgcgaaaagacattaatattgattacaatacaaacgcagtagcgaaaagtgcaaaaagtcgcaagaagtttgctagtttcaaccaatattatttcaaataaacgtgtttttaatagaaatgattgttcaaaacacaaatgccaacaccacccggagcgatgcaaatgctatgagcacgcgttgtgaacaaaaaattttcatggccccaaatgacagggaaaatgcggcgatacgcatgcctcacgactgacactgcatatggccgctcattaccataattcgcgcggctcgtcgcaccacaaattatggcggaaaatatctgcaatggcggcccagcgcacgtcacgcaacgtcaaattgacgtttacgaaacagcccttcctgtgacgctcttcacaggatattccttcagccaatcagcaagctgacatgccggctatctcgggacgccaccacatattcgcgaaattgcagatgcattgcacgagcttctgcacgctaccgtccactttctttttaagcgctaaagtcgcaatagaggtgccaaggaccacaaaaaagtattagtcgataaagtttgcagctccacgtcacgtttcatcattctgacgaaaacgcaaaattgcatttagcaaaacttccgtttcccggcacaaatttcaaaacacgtgacctccggacagccaatgagacagccaagatggcggataatggcggccgtgcagccgccatgcgtgtccagaatagagccccagaatagagcccctagtccgcaatactcccgtcctggcttcaaacaacaaagagcttcccctagaattatcgtagatattttctttggcaatttcttgcttgaaagttcggtatgccCTCACCGGAATCCCAAGTGAGTGCGCCATCTCGCGGTAGCCGGGCGCGCGACGCGATGTTCGTATTTTTGCTGGGGAGCGCGGCGATTGGGACGGCCGGAGAGAAACGCGCTCGCGCCGCCATCACGGAGGCCATGGGtagctagaagggggaggtgagagccaacgtcacacgggcactcgaaagtcttttgagcaaaaagacttctcccgaaaaaagTTTCACCCGCAGAaacacgacagggagcgatctctttttcagaagcggtcttttctggaataggagttcgccgatctcctttacggccgaaaaggagtagcctcgaaaccagtgggcacgagcaattatcatatattaaacaaaataatcgaatgcgtaattttctgtcaCCTAGGCTTATCATAAAAAATAATGTTATGTCTCGCacaaggtgtagtaaacccagtaatgctcattttcttctgtactctcgtaagcaggtcgaacgggccggggatgtcacgtgatgacgctctttaaaccTTCTAGTAACGTTGCTTTAAACTACATGTTAAACTACTATAATACATCATTATATTAACGTTTATTATGTtacatttatttgaaaaacgtgtaaaaAATAAGTTTTTGCTTTATATTTTGAGATAAATAAGTTTTTTTGGCCTATATTGTTtggaacgctagcgccacgctttcggtagtgtgtccagaaggaaatactaaaaggagatcgtcggcgccgtgtgtctgctgcgcaacacctcttcattcaagtCTTTCAGCTTGGTAAAATACCGCTTGTGTAAAAGAGtctttgcgtgctcgtgtgacagaggtataaaagtttctataaacgttggcgagagcaacggcggcggcggagtagCGGTGGCTAGAATAACCACTGcagcggagtgttgcaagcatgGAGAAAGTAAAAAAACTTTTACCTCCAtggttgcaagcaatcatgacagcagcggcggcgctgcagtcgccagcaagaccgctccccgggcgcggaggcacggcggttggtgccgcaggtttcgaagcgggcgtttctgttcgcaattagcggtcgcatatttgacataactagcgttaagctaatgcataccGTACcctgttagtagaggagacaataaatgactagcagctatcctctgatgagtggtcaagtgttaaagatgcattcgcttcaggcacgtcacggccggcacgaacattttttattgcgatagcaattatatggacactccaaagcagatttctgccgtcggcgtcgccgttgccgtcgccgtgaggttccgtatgacgtcaatggagatgaaatcgtcgccgcgcgccgccgaacgctgtatgtgcgagtaaaagggcgcgagggacgcgcgctttcacggggagtgaacgcacggcggagaacaaacgcgcgttctgtgccgtgctcccttaagggctgcagaagtaggcgtctctttcctcctttacaatcaccatatatgtagagcaaacgcgccttcttctgacgcacgaaaggccgtggggggggggggggggaggcgacgtttagctgcggcaccaagtgcctatttatatcagaggctccggcaacagtcaccaacgccgcacgcattttgtgcgaacgcgggcaaaacgccgacggcgtcgacaacagtactgtgtgttgccggtgctgctgcatgtccaagtttgtacagcggataaaactactatccttactccgtatagctctttactaagttgctatcgcaattgatgcttcgcctttcgggtgaaactgcgacaacttttttgttggtctcggtcgcacgcgttctacgtgcttccccgaatcgtcgggagtgaacaaaaattatttcagctaatgcgaagaatattatgctagtggtgtgggtaaagagagctgcaccgatttctaggctcgcagcgAAGAGCttcttaggtcatattactgcgacgcactgcatcctgctcgtcaaatcgGTTactaccaatatatgatgctttagaaatcattccacataggagttgAGTAAGCAAGCTTAATTTAGTCGCCAATGCGATGAACTACAATGGTggtgaccatgaagaatactcaaaaggacgacagacagcacttgattatatgattcaatatatggggtgtcccaactaacatgcaacaatattttaaaatatgcaaatgccccgtagctggacagaaccaaggcaatgttgtttgccgtcgcttgtagatactcagattatttttttgtatTCCACCTAACTACATAACTAATctgaattaattaatcaacttctcaattattataactaAATTAAAAGTGtctatgagaaaattgtagagcaacttgaaaaactacatatacagctttctgttgctcaatgcgtgctgcataaaagtgtttttccgagcgagatcaaagcccgcgaatacacgaaaattggcgcgcgactgcatggccgctcgaggcactttgcgtgtattcgctggcttctttcaccctcggaaaaacacttttatgcagcacgtattgagcaaaagaaagctgtatcggtagtttttcaagctgttctacaattttttcatggacacttttaatctaattatcatatttgagaagatgattaattatttaagactaattatgcaattaggcggaatgcaaaaagtaatctgagaatttagaagcgacggcaaacattgccttggttctatTCAGCtatacggggcatttgcatatttttaaaatcttgttgcatgatagttgggacaccctgtatatgattcaACAGGGGTTCGATTcgttcgaagtgcagctcgcagatcttcTCCTGTCTAAGGCCTTGTCTGCACGGGGCATggcccgctgccacgctttaagtgcctcatcatcatcaggaacCGAGAAGAGGGATGGTTTTTCTGCTTTTtctagcctgttgtgcagcccggggcaacaaaggggtcactgaagtctgcaggtctttttcagtgtcaaaaaagtgtgcaaagcaatctgtagcgagttgaacatacagcaacatattgattctctagacatagctAGGCTATCCATATCAGAAATATTGTTAGTTGGCGAtatctttctctttcaaaatatcataaattttgtcctgtgtacacattgaaatacaatgtgtctgtgcatggtgttcacactggaaattaaaataacatgttgaagtgaaaaaatacggatgagggagccgccgttttgctgcttctaatgcgcttgttttcctattgccagaattttcagaaataaagcgaaagtacgagtaaaagccgtgcacgtccgcgtcaacaatgatgcagttagcttttagccacaataacattctAACgaaaaatgtagaggcaactaaaaaaaaaaaaaaaaaaaccatagaCGGTtggggtaacaggactctggtactgacattttaggagcCGGGGGGGCTCGAGACCCCCCcctgtagtcggcgcctatggcagAGGTGATCATTTAGAAAGCTTGTAGTTTTCTCCCTAAAACGCTGCCTCCCGCAGTACCCGCATGGCCCATGAGCGAGTTTACACTGCAGTATCGAAGAGACCGTCCCTTTCTGCCCGTTCGGCATAAGAGGCATACATAGCACGAGACATGTTAGCATAACAATCTATACAGATGCAGCCATCAATACACAGCTGCATTTTGGTCAAAGAAGCGCCGGCGCGAGTCCGTCACAACGTGAGATTGGCAGCTTTGAAGGACGGTGACAACCGATATTGTCACCACCCCGTGTTGCCACTTATTGTGCGCGCACCGTACGGTGAGAAGAGTGGTTGATTCCAAATCGCTATGGCTACAACTGGAATAGTTTTCTCTGCCCTAATTACTTACCATTTAGCTCAGGTCCGCTGGTAGTGCGTGCACGAACTCGTCAGCTGCGTTAGGCCTAACCTCCGCTGAACGAGTATGACACTGCAGCTCAAGATCGATGTGGCCGACTGACGTCCAAACATGTTTCGACTCATTTTAAGAGGGATTAAATGTCTATACAAGCGAACTTCCCGGCAGTCGCGTTGTCGTTGCGATGTTGTTGCTCAAGGGCCGATCGCACGAAGACCAGCCAGACAACGGTCCGCAGAGGgattttgtcggcgtcgtcggcacaaAAGCCTGTCACATTATACGACGACCTGGTGGCGCCGGTCGCGACGGCGTCGTCATAGGTCTATGAAAAGATTCCTCTCAGCAACATGACCTGCCGACTAGCCGGCCGATCGTTAATGGCGTCGCCGTCTTGTCGGCTCGATGTGACCGGGCCTGCAACTCAAAAGGCGCCTGAGCGCAGACGGCCTGACTTGAAAACTTAAGAGGGCGCTCCATGAACGATAGTTTTGATGACCTTCAATTATAAGGTGGCAATTGAGAAGGCGGCTCACAATATCTGCTCACTGAAGCGGCTCGGATGATCGACATATATTCGTGATAAGCAGAGGTTTCGAGTGCGAAGTAAAGCGTCCCTTCGCGCACCTCGGAGAGATGTATACCTCCAGAGACAGGCGAACGATATGTTGAAATCCAGACAACACTGAAGGTCAGTGGCACGTCGTTGTGTAATGaaaatgaattgaattctggaattttacgtgccgaaaccacaatttgattatgaggcacgtgggGGATCCGGATaaatttgaccaccaggggatctttaacgtgccctcaatgcacgggacacgggcgtttttgcattttgcccccatcgaaacagggccgccgcggccgggatttgatcccggtacctcgtgcttagcagcgcagcaccatagccacCACGGCAAGTTGTAATGAAGTAGACACTGTTCGCGGACATTGCGTTCACTTAAACAGATTCTTTAGGTCGTCGATGGTCATCTTCGCATGGTCCTCTAAGCAGCTCCGAGACGTCTGTGATGATTTTAAGAAGTCGACGATGCGTTCCTCTATAGTATTCTTCACCATGAAGCGATGAATGTAAGTCTTCCTGCACAGACACATACGAACACAAAACAAAGAGATTAATATCCACGTAACTTATCAAAGCAGGTTAATGGCAGCACAtcactattcttttttttttttaatgttcaaaCAGGAATCACGGATACAGCTACAGACCACATAGAGTTCTGTTCAAGGGCACTGTAGCTACTACAACCAATTGTTTGCTACCAACTGCAGCTTTTCTTGCTGCTAAGTTTTCAGCTAAAAGATTGTGGCAATCTCTCACCTAGAATCCAAAATGATGTTTGCAGCGTTATAAGTTCATTACGGCCAAAAGTCCGGTGTCCTTAGGGAAATTATTATGGTGCGAAGCATTATATAGTGGCTCCTTAAATTACCAAACATTATATGCgatataaaggttataaacaggaataaggtgcctcagaaaggctggccaacgtttcgataggaggacccaTCTTCGTAGACAGGTgcacctatcgaaacgttggccagccttgaggtaccttatccctgtttataacctttatatcACGTGTGCGACTTCATCTGTCAGCATCCTTTTTTGATTTTGGACAAACGTTATATGAAAGGGTCAAGTGATATCACCCATATAAAGCCACCATGTGTATATATGCaaaagagaagaaaggaaaccaaggggcccgattttgattaatcatatcataagaagccaacaaacaatgatactATGGACAACAAAGGGGAAATTACTGGTACTTACGAagcgaattaaagaaatgataagttaatgaaaaacaaagtggatgaaaaaacaacttggtgcaggtggggaacgatcccacgtcttcgcattacgcgtgcgatgctctcacgaTTGAGCTACCCGCGGCGCCGTTTTACCATCCAATTTCTGGGGTGTTTATGTTTTGCTACTACAACTAACTCTGGATGGATGgttgaggctgaaccctttaaatcgggcggtggcacacacCACCTAGCtttgactattaacatattttgtactttgtggagggtgaaatttcacccttgctttgattttagccaccaatcagataacttCCGTTtcgttatttctacccgcttaattaatgtctattttgcctccactgtccctaaacaccaatgctttgaaaaaaatcagccccgttgctttgcactgtagggtaaAGCGCTTTACAGAAAAATATCAGGTGTTCAGccatttcctcttcctctccacacgcaccgcacaacgtgtctataccttggtacttgactctgTAAATCTTAGTccacaatactcccgtcctggcttcaaacaacaaagagcttcccctagaattatcatagatattttctttggcaatttcttgcttgaaagttcggaatgttcccagtgctgatttcgtctgcatccctgttttccacagacacctctctgtttccttaacctttttcttaaccgctgtttcctggtttgcacccctcctgcagtccaaatatttgattgacagttttctggtcagcttcctccattttgtatcaacattcctcatgtacaaataaccgaaaactctccttgcccaccgctttaccgccatttctctcaatcgctcttcaaattctatcttgctgctagcttccctgccctcgaatgacgtccatgggagtgttagccagcgccaccattcacaaactttgggggcggatgtggaacatcctttttgccgcaggcgtcacgagtacgtgaccTTTTtggtgagggcaactggtcaataaacccacatgtGTTTTATACTGGACCTtatgaatggggggggggggggggacctgcACTACCACCTATCTCAGCATGGGGTGTTCACAGAGCAGGATATGAGGTTTTAAGCAGCCGAGGTGATTCTCGGCTTGGAGCACATGCATCGGAGATACGTTGTCTATTGGGACCTTAAGCCGGCCAACATCCTTCTTGATGAGCATGGGCATGTACGGATATCGGACCTCGGTTtggcctgtgattttttttaaaaagaAGCCCCATGCTAGCGTGGGCACCCATGGCTACATGACACCTGAAGTGCTCTCCAAAGGCACAGCCTACGATTCCAGCGCCGACTGGTTCTCGCTAGGCTGCATGCTGTACAAGCTGCTCAAGGGGCATAATCCATTTTGGCAACACAAAACGAAAGACAAGCATGAGATTGACCGAATGACCTTGGCCATGAATGAGGAGCTCCCCGGGAGCTCCCCGAAAGTCCTGCAgtggtggcctagcggtagagcacttccctcgtatgcgggaggtaccgagttcaaatcccggtgccgccagGTAGCCACTGGTTTTTTCTAACgggtagagatgttccctggcctggCGCTCGGCTCTCATAGGGGTTCACATCCCGAAAGAGGGCCCAATCAAGATTTCAGGAGTGatctcttgtccaaccacagacggccttgttgaagagctgatgcggctgtgggaggcaagtgctgccgctgggtacctaccggtaaaatagatacaagcgcgctcctggcctggtgctcggccattatggtaTCTCAATGCTTGGAAGAGGTATTTGTCCTACCtgaataggtgcttggggcgccatgGAAGCGGCtcaaacatcacttttttttcgtgctcacgagggtttcgacgggaattcagggagcaggctcctttcccaagcgtatcatccctgaaggaagccgaacaccaggcc
This genomic stretch from Dermacentor silvarum isolate Dsil-2018 chromosome 2, BIME_Dsil_1.4, whole genome shotgun sequence harbors:
- the LOC119442130 gene encoding E3 ubiquitin-protein ligase SHPRH-like is translated as MVLLLPLSLGAKGLNLTEATHVLLVEPILNLGEELQAIGRVHRIGQTRKTYIHRFMVKNTIEERIVDFLKSSQTSRSCLEDHAKMTIDDLKNLFK